The following coding sequences are from one Geothrix sp. window:
- a CDS encoding phosphopantetheine-binding protein, protein MLQDITPLDMKRFIVRTLDLEDTTPEDIGDDQPLFAGGLGLDSIDAFELGIALKKAYGLQLDGEKTSGFAHHFRTPATLAAFVATHRQVSP, encoded by the coding sequence ATGTTGCAGGACATCACGCCGCTCGACATGAAGCGGTTCATCGTCAGGACCCTTGACCTCGAGGACACCACGCCCGAGGACATCGGCGATGACCAGCCCCTGTTCGCGGGGGGCCTGGGCCTGGATTCCATCGACGCCTTCGAGCTGGGCATCGCCCTGAAGAAGGCCTATGGCCTCCAGCTGGATGGCGAGAAGACCTCGGGCTTCGCCCACCATTTCCGCACCCCGGCCACCCTGGCCGCCTTCGTCGCAACCCACCGCCAGGTGTCCCCATGA
- a CDS encoding acyl carrier protein has protein sequence MTEQDIFNKLKEVLADSFRLDPEKITLDSHLFKDLDLDSIDAVELAIQLQDFTGRRVKAQEFKDVRTVGDVVTTIHRMLQS, from the coding sequence ATGACCGAGCAGGACATCTTCAACAAACTGAAGGAAGTCCTCGCGGATTCGTTCCGCCTGGATCCGGAGAAGATCACGCTGGATTCCCACCTCTTCAAGGACCTCGACCTGGACAGCATCGACGCCGTCGAGCTGGCCATCCAGCTCCAGGACTTCACGGGCCGCCGCGTGAAGGCCCAGGAGTTCAAGGACGTGCGCACCGTGGGTGACGTGGTGACCACCATCCACAGGATGCTCCAGTCGTGA